One Meles meles chromosome 13, mMelMel3.1 paternal haplotype, whole genome shotgun sequence DNA segment encodes these proteins:
- the LOC123955632 gene encoding 60S ribosomal protein L32-like — protein sequence MAILRPLVKSKIIKKRTKRGTKKFIWHQSDRYVKIKHNWQKPRGIDNRVHRRVKGQILMPNIGYGSNRKTKHMLPSGFQEILIHNVKELEVLLICNKSYCAETVHNVSSKNHKAIAERADQLAIRVTNSNPRLHSKENE from the exons ATGGCTATCCTCAGACCTTTGGTGAAGTCCAAGATCATTAAAAAGAGGAccaagagggg gaccaagaAGTTCATCTGGCACCAGTCAGATCGATATGTCAAAATTAAGCACAACTGGCAGAAACCCAGAGGCATTGACAATAGGGTACATAGAAGAGTCAAGGGCCAGATCTTGATGCCCAACATTGGTTATGGGAGCAACAGGAAAACAAAGCACATGTTGCCCAGTGGCTTCCAGGAGATCCTAATCCACAATGTCAAGGAGCTTGAAGTGCTTCTGATATGCAACAAATCTTACTGTGCAGAGACTGTTCACAATGTCTCCTCCAAGAACCACAAAGCAATTGCAGAAAGAGCAGACCAGCTGGCAATCAGAGTCACCAATTCCAACCCCAggctgcacagcaaagaaaatgaatag